Proteins from a genomic interval of Paenibacillus sp. FSL H8-0048:
- a CDS encoding M56 family metallopeptidase: protein MIYGWFAGIAEQTLAASMVILAVLFLQYVLRRFINARVRYLLWLLVIARLLLPAVPDSPVSMLHILGNSKHFLTAILDKGPDTGASKGEYQELPPGEGDQVTYPANNTVLNVQGQTDILRAEEGAVADNRSSAWAVGYPLWMKIGTVIWLLGVMLMLLNGLLYIRRMQRERRRLRRVNAPEILKVVLATRRQFGIRRAIPIYTGGSANNPYLSGLMRPWIFVPEQALQELDASRLRHILAHELAHCKRRDMLWNLLGSLAATIHWFNPLMWLAIRRMKLDREVACDAYVLEVLGEEEAIDYGLTLVEFLKHLSRVRERRGHLYFSNPQQRQQIKRRIRMIQSFHKGSYRISAAAVILVALLSIVTLTGASREPGESVAMSTKANPAGTLTGSVPGEERAEPAMEQGESLGPLLHMDVEQTEYVTRHHLLKPMNIKVAKDGYQVTVTGFMADRNQLFIFYTASVDAGRSLDSHNSHFVEWIIRDAVTGKRINGQTDPRNTTKHPEKNIEYTAAKIQFDPPLMNPSSKIKVQFRLRSVEANGTKTQESPVLQTTLDLGANYWKQEEHTIQSKETLDVGGHKIRVKLQLTPLTTIVTFYSDKPVFKNTEFKKAFNEKYGSPMLWWSKTETGEHTQQTRSTSITYTDYEMNMLAETYFLMDKPQSLRLDFVKKAPVLRGTKEPESSYQMNFDLTALNQS, encoded by the coding sequence ATGATCTACGGATGGTTTGCCGGTATCGCAGAACAGACACTGGCGGCAAGTATGGTGATTCTGGCCGTGTTATTCCTGCAATATGTTCTGCGGAGATTCATCAACGCCCGGGTGCGCTACCTCCTATGGCTGCTTGTTATCGCTCGGCTGTTATTGCCTGCCGTACCGGACAGCCCTGTCAGTATGTTGCATATTCTCGGCAATAGTAAGCATTTCTTAACGGCTATCCTGGATAAGGGACCGGACACTGGAGCTTCTAAGGGTGAGTATCAGGAGCTTCCGCCGGGAGAGGGAGATCAGGTTACATATCCGGCTAATAACACCGTTTTGAATGTACAGGGGCAGACAGACATCCTCCGGGCAGAGGAAGGTGCTGTAGCGGATAACCGCAGCTCTGCGTGGGCCGTGGGCTATCCGCTCTGGATGAAGATAGGCACAGTGATCTGGCTGCTGGGCGTCATGCTTATGCTGCTGAATGGATTGTTGTACATACGGAGGATGCAGCGTGAGCGCAGACGGCTTAGACGGGTGAATGCCCCGGAGATTCTTAAGGTGGTTCTTGCCACCAGACGCCAGTTTGGAATAAGGAGAGCGATACCTATATATACTGGGGGTTCTGCTAACAACCCATATCTATCAGGATTAATGCGTCCATGGATCTTTGTCCCGGAGCAAGCTCTACAGGAACTGGATGCCTCCCGGCTGCGGCACATCCTCGCGCATGAGCTTGCCCACTGCAAGCGGAGGGATATGCTATGGAACCTGCTAGGGAGCCTAGCCGCCACGATACATTGGTTCAATCCTCTGATGTGGCTGGCGATCCGGCGGATGAAGCTCGATAGAGAGGTTGCGTGCGACGCCTATGTGTTGGAGGTATTAGGGGAAGAGGAGGCCATCGATTACGGGCTTACGCTGGTGGAATTCCTGAAGCACCTCTCACGGGTCCGGGAGCGGAGGGGTCATCTCTATTTCTCTAACCCGCAGCAGCGGCAACAGATTAAGAGAAGAATCCGTATGATTCAGTCTTTCCACAAAGGCTCCTACCGCATCTCCGCAGCAGCTGTAATTCTGGTCGCGCTACTCAGCATCGTGACGCTAACGGGTGCCTCAAGGGAGCCGGGTGAGTCTGTTGCCATGAGTACTAAGGCCAATCCCGCTGGTACGCTGACTGGAAGCGTTCCGGGGGAGGAACGTGCAGAACCGGCAATGGAGCAAGGGGAGTCCCTGGGGCCGTTATTGCACATGGATGTGGAGCAGACGGAGTATGTGACTCGCCATCATCTGCTTAAACCAATGAATATAAAGGTTGCTAAAGACGGTTACCAGGTTACGGTGACAGGCTTCATGGCGGACAGGAATCAATTGTTTATCTTCTATACTGCGAGCGTGGACGCCGGCAGGTCATTAGACTCTCATAATTCTCATTTTGTAGAATGGATCATTAGGGATGCTGTGACTGGCAAGCGAATTAATGGACAGACTGATCCGCGGAACACTACTAAACATCCGGAGAAGAATATTGAATATACGGCTGCCAAAATTCAGTTCGATCCGCCTTTGATGAACCCTTCCTCAAAGATCAAGGTTCAATTCCGGTTGCGTTCAGTGGAAGCAAATGGAACCAAGACACAGGAGTCCCCGGTACTTCAGACCACCTTAGATTTGGGGGCAAATTACTGGAAGCAAGAGGAACATACGATCCAATCGAAGGAAACGCTTGATGTAGGCGGACACAAGATCAGAGTGAAACTACAATTGACACCGCTCACAACGATAGTCACATTTTATTCGGATAAACCGGTTTTTAAAAACACTGAATTCAAAAAAGCTTTCAATGAGAAATATGGTTCTCCAATGCTGTGGTGGAGCAAGACAGAAACGGGAGAACATACGCAGCAAACACGCAGTACATCTATTACCTATACAGATTATGAGATGAACATGCTTGCAGAGACCTATTTCCTGATGGATAAACCGCAATCGCTGCGGCTGGATTTCGTCAAGAAGGCACCGGTACTGAGGGGAACGAAAGAGCCTGAGAGTTCATATCAAATGAATTTTGATCTTACGGCGCTGAATCAGAGCTGA
- a CDS encoding DUF4179 domain-containing protein, which yields MIKMKRNGMEISEAAQTQPVQEPKQGSAPDQRRSSRTRLSTAIVAVMTAAALVLSPFAVTGQALAAPAAAVKPSAALAPFVKLGIQNYKQIEYAIKHNLVQPLNTVVTKDGYKLTLNGVITDKYELIILFTAQADSNRAFTSQAPQVHELQLTDAITGKVISGKKMNDAGVYGVSPAKQNHIMHGTAVIRLTPPLTTAPQKVAAEFRLTSLTGSELKQLEAMEAQMMAEAKKAFQANPKDKTSKTSPELLKKYNALKAKVKKSPPLKAVFEIDPKVSEQESLTLTPEETVDMAGHQIKVNMELTPLTTITTLSSDEAVFTDKAFKEKFNNNYYPSLLVKSGNGEYKPQEGGSTYKYSDNTLTIVSENYFLLDKPQSLRLDFMNLKENKATQQLVVDLPKQ from the coding sequence ATGATTAAAATGAAGCGGAATGGTATGGAGATCTCAGAAGCAGCGCAGACGCAGCCTGTACAGGAGCCAAAGCAAGGGTCAGCGCCAGATCAACGGCGGTCTTCCAGAACCCGGTTATCTACCGCAATCGTCGCAGTCATGACAGCCGCAGCGCTGGTGCTCAGTCCTTTTGCTGTAACGGGTCAAGCGTTGGCTGCTCCAGCGGCAGCGGTGAAGCCATCGGCAGCACTGGCCCCTTTTGTTAAGCTAGGAATTCAGAATTATAAGCAGATCGAATATGCCATCAAGCATAATCTGGTCCAGCCCTTGAACACCGTTGTTACAAAAGACGGCTACAAGTTGACGTTGAACGGCGTTATCACCGACAAATATGAGCTGATTATTCTTTTCACCGCCCAGGCTGACAGTAACCGTGCATTCACGTCTCAGGCGCCGCAAGTGCATGAGCTGCAATTGACGGATGCCATTACGGGGAAGGTCATCAGCGGCAAGAAAATGAATGATGCTGGAGTGTATGGCGTAAGCCCGGCTAAGCAAAACCATATCATGCACGGCACGGCTGTCATCCGTCTAACGCCCCCATTAACCACGGCTCCCCAAAAAGTAGCTGCTGAGTTTCGGCTAACATCGCTAACTGGCAGTGAGCTGAAACAGTTAGAGGCGATGGAAGCACAGATGATGGCAGAGGCTAAAAAAGCCTTTCAGGCGAATCCCAAGGACAAAACCTCCAAAACCAGTCCTGAGCTGCTGAAGAAGTATAACGCGCTGAAGGCCAAGGTGAAGAAGAGTCCGCCGCTGAAGGCAGTCTTTGAGATTGACCCTAAGGTCTCGGAGCAGGAATCTCTGACCCTGACACCGGAAGAGACCGTGGATATGGCTGGACATCAGATTAAAGTGAACATGGAGCTGACGCCATTAACAACCATCACGACTTTATCCTCAGATGAAGCTGTGTTTACGGATAAGGCATTTAAGGAGAAATTTAACAATAATTACTACCCGTCACTATTGGTTAAGAGCGGGAACGGTGAGTACAAACCGCAAGAGGGCGGTTCTACTTATAAGTATTCGGATAATACACTGACCATCGTATCGGAAAACTACTTCCTGTTGGACAAACCGCAATCGCTTCGCCTGGACTTTATGAACCTGAAGGAGAATAAGGCTACGCAGCAGCTAGTTGTTGATTTGCCTAAGCAATAA
- the rlmH gene encoding 23S rRNA (pseudouridine(1915)-N(3))-methyltransferase RlmH, producing MLIQLISVGKLKEKYLTLGIAEYAKRLTPYLKFQMIEVADEKAPDNLSEAEVIQVKVREGERILAQIKSEAHVIALAIDGKLWSSEELAAEIDRLGTYGTSHVVFVIGGSHGLSDEVMRRAQQRMSFGRMTLPHQLMRLVLVEQVYRAVKINRGEPYHK from the coding sequence ATGTTAATTCAACTGATAAGCGTAGGCAAATTGAAGGAAAAATATCTGACACTCGGCATCGCGGAATATGCCAAGCGGCTCACGCCCTACCTCAAGTTCCAGATGATAGAGGTGGCGGATGAGAAGGCCCCTGATAACCTCAGCGAAGCAGAGGTTATTCAGGTGAAGGTGCGCGAGGGCGAGCGTATCCTCGCGCAGATTAAGAGCGAGGCGCATGTCATTGCGCTCGCGATTGACGGCAAGCTCTGGAGCTCCGAGGAGCTTGCCGCCGAGATCGACCGGCTCGGCACCTACGGGACGAGCCATGTCGTCTTCGTCATCGGAGGCAGCCACGGCCTCTCCGATGAGGTGATGCGCCGCGCCCAGCAGCGCATGAGCTTCGGCCGCATGACGCTGCCCCACCAGCTCATGCGGCTGGTGCTGGTGGAGCAGGTTTACCGGGCGGTGAAGATAAATAGGGGGGAACCGTACCATAAGTGA
- a CDS encoding GNAT family N-acetyltransferase encodes MTVNDIFTSERLTYRSFEMGDLQTYVSLCNKPSRRRWFYFQEPHCLEASFWTKEIENNIAVWSRKINLLTETAGCGVAIVLKKNGQLIGSVSLSKFHGPEDELDYVEIGYHIGEAYQGNGYATEAATAAVEWGLVQLHNLGVEPKIVGKAEHENLPSRRVLEKAGFTHVMTEQYVSVYEIVEIRPSLNLILC; translated from the coding sequence ATGACCGTAAATGATATTTTTACGAGCGAGCGGTTGACCTACCGCTCCTTTGAAATGGGAGATCTGCAAACTTACGTATCCCTATGCAATAAACCTTCCCGAAGACGATGGTTTTATTTTCAGGAGCCGCATTGCTTGGAGGCCTCTTTTTGGACAAAAGAAATTGAGAATAATATTGCGGTATGGTCTCGAAAAATCAATTTGCTAACAGAAACAGCAGGATGCGGCGTGGCCATTGTTTTGAAGAAAAACGGCCAATTGATTGGATCTGTCAGTCTTTCAAAATTTCATGGGCCTGAAGATGAGCTTGATTACGTAGAAATCGGGTATCACATTGGCGAGGCCTATCAAGGCAACGGATATGCTACTGAAGCAGCTACTGCGGCGGTGGAATGGGGCTTGGTCCAACTTCATAATCTTGGAGTGGAGCCCAAAATTGTGGGGAAAGCGGAGCATGAAAACTTGCCTTCTCGCAGAGTGCTTGAAAAGGCCGGTTTTACACATGTTATGACCGAGCAGTATGTTAGTGTTTATGAAATAGTAGAGATAAGACCCAGTCTTAATTTGATCTTATGTTGA
- a CDS encoding MerR family DNA-binding transcriptional regulator: protein MIAINSIEQAAHVTSLTKDTIRYYEKIGLLGILFLTRLKATGMTIEEMKRYRELSSHGNDAIPEKMSMLEMHKQNIQNEISRLMEVQKIIEYKLDHYHEIIQDPDFNDTGCTPTL from the coding sequence ATGATCGCGATTAACTCCATCGAACAAGCTGCGCACGTAACAAGTTTAACGAAAGATACGATCCGATACTATGAGAAAATCGGCTTGCTGGGTATCCTATTTTTAACCAGACTGAAGGCCACGGGAATGACGATAGAAGAAATGAAGCGATATCGGGAGCTTTCAAGCCACGGTAACGATGCCATTCCTGAAAAAATGTCTATGCTAGAAATGCATAAGCAAAATATCCAAAACGAAATCTCTAGATTAATGGAGGTTCAGAAGATCATCGAATATAAATTAGATCACTATCATGAAATCATACAGGATCCGGATTTTAACGATACGGGTTGTACGCCTACTCTTTAA
- a CDS encoding SDR family oxidoreductase — MERVKTVLITGANKGIGYETARQLGAMGFTILLGARDGEKGREAAASLNKAGVSARHLPLDVTNQQTLDAAFKSIKEEFGSLNVLINNAGISKDGGVSPSQLEMSVLKETFETNFFGMFAVTRTLLPLLRERPNGRIVNLSSGLGSLTINNDPKSEWSRFNLLAYNSSKTAVNALTVMLAKEFKDTSLKINAADPGYTATDLNRHTGYRSVQQASEIVVRLATLPEDGPTGGFFDDNGEVPW, encoded by the coding sequence ATGGAACGTGTAAAGACAGTCTTAATTACAGGGGCAAACAAAGGCATTGGTTACGAAACGGCAAGACAATTGGGAGCCATGGGCTTTACGATCCTGCTTGGTGCGCGAGACGGCGAGAAAGGAAGAGAAGCGGCAGCAAGCTTAAACAAAGCGGGTGTGAGTGCCCGACATCTTCCGCTGGATGTAACCAACCAACAGACGCTTGATGCTGCGTTCAAGAGCATTAAAGAGGAGTTTGGATCGCTGAACGTTCTGATTAATAATGCTGGAATATCCAAGGACGGGGGCGTCTCCCCCAGTCAACTGGAGATGTCTGTATTGAAGGAAACCTTTGAGACCAACTTCTTCGGCATGTTTGCAGTGACGAGAACCTTGCTTCCCTTATTAAGAGAACGGCCAAACGGCAGAATCGTCAACCTTTCGAGTGGCCTGGGTTCACTAACTATAAATAACGACCCCAAATCGGAATGGTCCCGTTTTAATTTACTGGCCTATAATAGCTCCAAAACAGCCGTTAATGCTTTAACCGTTATGCTCGCCAAAGAATTCAAGGATACTTCCCTTAAGATCAATGCTGCTGATCCTGGTTATACGGCCACCGATCTCAATCGTCATACCGGTTATCGATCGGTCCAGCAAGCCTCAGAAATTGTAGTACGCCTTGCGACACTTCCCGAGGATGGGCCGACAGGAGGCTTCTTTGACGACAATGGCGAAGTTCCATGGTAA
- a CDS encoding sialate O-acetylesterase — protein sequence MIKSFLMLGQSNMAGRGFLYEVDPIYNDKIKMLRNGQWQMMTEPINYDRPVSGVSLAASFADAWSNAHSDDEIGLIPCAEGGSSLKDWHPEGILFQHALSEARFALRSSQICGILWHQGESDSYQSLHKTYYDKLTYIIETLRNELNLHEVPLIIGGLGDFLGKTGFGQQATEYRQVNEQLQRFADEQANCYFVTAAELTANPDGIHINAVSQRKFGYRYFEAFSNKCHVLDPLPGEGQSLKMERNYSKTEQIYLHSMDLALGKITYAEFEAQMVKVMQP from the coding sequence ATGATAAAATCATTTTTAATGTTGGGTCAATCTAATATGGCAGGCCGTGGATTCTTGTATGAAGTCGACCCTATATATAATGACAAAATAAAAATGCTGCGTAATGGACAGTGGCAGATGATGACAGAGCCGATTAATTATGACCGTCCGGTTTCCGGTGTAAGCCTGGCGGCATCTTTCGCCGATGCCTGGTCAAATGCCCATTCGGATGACGAAATTGGTTTGATTCCTTGTGCAGAAGGTGGCAGCTCTTTGAAGGACTGGCATCCCGAGGGCATCCTTTTTCAGCATGCTTTGTCCGAAGCCCGCTTCGCCTTGCGGTCCAGTCAGATCTGCGGAATTCTGTGGCACCAGGGTGAGAGCGACAGTTATCAATCGCTGCATAAAACGTATTACGACAAATTAACCTATATCATCGAGACCCTAAGAAACGAATTGAATCTTCATGAGGTGCCGCTCATCATTGGCGGACTTGGTGATTTCCTTGGGAAGACGGGTTTTGGACAGCAAGCGACAGAGTATAGACAGGTCAATGAACAATTGCAGCGCTTCGCTGACGAACAGGCAAATTGTTATTTTGTAACGGCAGCAGAGTTGACCGCGAATCCTGATGGCATTCATATAAACGCAGTCTCGCAACGCAAATTCGGCTACCGCTATTTCGAAGCTTTTTCGAACAAGTGTCATGTCCTAGATCCCCTTCCGGGGGAAGGGCAATCGCTGAAAATGGAGCGCAACTATTCGAAAACAGAACAGATCTACCTTCATAGCATGGATTTGGCTTTGGGTAAAATCACTTACGCGGAATTCGAGGCGCAGATGGTGAAGGTTATGCAGCCTTGA
- a CDS encoding VOC family protein, with amino-acid sequence MSAIAYLNFDGNTEQVIEFYSEALSATEVKKVRFGDIPQDPNYPMPENELNMIMESSIEFAGGKIMMSDILPSMKAVTGELVKGNNILISLVIEDKQKLEQYFNGLSLGGQVTMPLTNYPWSSCFGTLIDKFGVNWKFNSDADQFLDNVLSNKQ; translated from the coding sequence ATGTCAGCTATTGCATATTTAAACTTTGATGGAAATACAGAACAAGTGATTGAATTTTATTCGGAGGCTTTAAGCGCAACTGAAGTCAAAAAAGTAAGATTTGGGGATATCCCGCAAGATCCAAACTACCCAATGCCAGAAAATGAGTTAAATATGATCATGGAGTCTTCCATCGAATTCGCAGGCGGGAAAATTATGATGTCCGACATTTTGCCTTCCATGAAGGCGGTGACGGGCGAGCTGGTGAAAGGGAATAATATTCTGATCAGTCTAGTCATCGAGGATAAGCAAAAACTGGAGCAATACTTTAATGGTTTGTCCCTTGGTGGGCAAGTCACCATGCCGTTAACCAATTATCCGTGGTCTTCGTGCTTTGGAACGCTAATTGATAAATTCGGTGTGAATTGGAAGTTTAATAGCGACGCTGATCAATTTCTTGATAACGTACTATCGAACAAACAATAA
- a CDS encoding TetR/AcrR family transcriptional regulator — MNKKTDLRIIRSKHSIKKAFIELLTEKGYEGITIQDIADKAMINRNTFYLHYQNKPDLLNASMDELIEELKSTLKQCSSSKTPLSGSMLEQLMQTILEKIQDNIPFYKALLVDENRIYGFQSKMEEIIKNTVEDGLDDAPLKISKELLLQYTASTFMGIVVWWVKHDFPYTPKELASQFGKILTQGHFKAAGIPIND, encoded by the coding sequence ATGAATAAAAAAACTGATTTGCGTATCATTCGCTCCAAACATTCGATCAAAAAAGCGTTTATAGAGCTTCTTACGGAAAAGGGATACGAAGGAATTACGATTCAAGATATTGCCGATAAAGCGATGATTAACCGGAATACCTTTTACCTTCATTATCAGAACAAACCCGATTTGTTAAATGCATCTATGGACGAATTAATCGAAGAACTAAAGAGTACACTCAAGCAATGCTCAAGCAGCAAAACTCCGTTAAGCGGTTCTATGCTTGAACAACTAATGCAAACCATCCTGGAGAAAATCCAGGACAATATCCCTTTTTACAAAGCCTTGTTAGTGGATGAGAATAGAATTTATGGTTTTCAGTCAAAAATGGAGGAAATTATAAAAAATACAGTGGAGGATGGCTTGGATGATGCCCCATTGAAGATTTCAAAGGAATTATTACTCCAATATACTGCATCTACTTTTATGGGCATTGTGGTGTGGTGGGTTAAACATGATTTTCCCTATACTCCAAAGGAGCTCGCATCTCAATTTGGTAAAATTCTGACTCAAGGACATTTCAAAGCCGCAGGTATTCCAATCAATGATTAA
- a CDS encoding SDR family NAD(P)-dependent oxidoreductase yields MKTIAIVGAGAGLGMSIAKKFGQNGFRVALIARNGDKLNQLISELEQLGIEAAPFQADILNKEEIEGAFAAIKEKYGFIDVLEYSPTPSFNTVAPTLEVTEENALYQFQFNVLGALSSVRQVLPEMLAKQSGALLFTTGGAAIHPVPMMGNVGIAVSGLRNYIFNLNSELADKGVYAGHLSIGIWMQPNSGVQDKIADIWYDMYTKRDRVEEFITEDRV; encoded by the coding sequence ATGAAAACTATAGCTATTGTTGGAGCAGGAGCAGGTTTAGGAATGTCCATTGCGAAGAAATTCGGACAAAACGGCTTTCGCGTAGCTCTTATTGCCCGAAATGGAGATAAGCTGAACCAGCTGATTAGTGAATTAGAACAATTGGGAATTGAAGCCGCTCCATTTCAAGCGGATATATTAAATAAAGAAGAAATCGAGGGCGCCTTCGCCGCAATTAAAGAGAAATACGGATTTATTGATGTTCTTGAATACAGTCCAACGCCGAGCTTCAATACCGTAGCGCCAACATTAGAGGTAACCGAAGAAAATGCGTTATACCAATTTCAATTTAATGTTTTAGGTGCGCTATCGAGTGTTCGGCAAGTGCTGCCGGAAATGCTGGCTAAGCAAAGCGGTGCCTTATTATTTACTACTGGAGGCGCTGCAATCCACCCGGTACCGATGATGGGCAATGTTGGAATTGCAGTATCAGGGCTTCGTAATTATATCTTTAATTTGAACAGCGAATTAGCGGACAAAGGTGTGTATGCGGGTCACCTTTCGATCGGAATCTGGATGCAGCCGAACTCAGGAGTTCAAGACAAAATCGCTGATATTTGGTACGACATGTATACCAAGAGAGACAGAGTAGAAGAATTTATAACTGAGGATCGCGTGTGA
- a CDS encoding NAD(P)-dependent oxidoreductase, which produces MNITIFGASGAIGQLLTRLALDHGDFVTAYVRNPHKISLKHPNLSFVQGELSNASTIEEAVAKSDVVISTLGPASDMSRKLKGTPIAEGHELMIRATKKHNKTRLITLATPALQSGDDKKNLSTILPGVMAKVFLPNGYAEMKKMEGIIKPSNLDWTVVRIINPNIKYKGQSYDYSFGDKPAKLSVSRENVAKIMYAATRDNQLIRKMPIVYNK; this is translated from the coding sequence ATGAATATCACCATTTTTGGTGCAAGTGGTGCAATCGGACAACTGCTGACACGATTAGCTCTAGATCACGGAGATTTCGTTACGGCATATGTTAGAAACCCCCACAAAATTAGCCTCAAACATCCCAATTTGAGCTTTGTACAAGGGGAGCTTTCGAATGCTTCAACCATTGAAGAGGCTGTTGCTAAATCAGATGTCGTAATCAGCACACTAGGCCCGGCATCCGATATGTCACGAAAGCTTAAAGGGACGCCGATTGCGGAGGGACACGAACTGATGATTAGGGCTACGAAGAAACATAACAAAACAAGGTTAATTACACTTGCGACGCCGGCTTTGCAATCGGGTGACGATAAGAAAAACCTTTCGACGATACTTCCAGGTGTAATGGCCAAAGTTTTCCTTCCAAACGGTTATGCAGAGATGAAGAAAATGGAAGGAATCATTAAACCATCGAACCTGGATTGGACAGTTGTCCGAATTATTAACCCCAATATTAAATACAAAGGACAATCTTATGACTATTCATTTGGTGATAAACCGGCAAAATTATCGGTTTCCAGAGAAAATGTTGCTAAAATCATGTACGCTGCCACCCGCGACAACCAATTGATTAGAAAAATGCCTATCGTCTATAACAAATAA
- a CDS encoding DsbA family oxidoreductase codes for MKIEIWSDYACPFCYIGKRRLESALEQFAHQNEVVIEYRSFELNPQASLYSGKNIHQVLSEKHGMSIEQAKETNAKLGQQAAKMDLVYKLDEMKPTNTFDAHRLTQYAKSVGKDKELSEKLFYSYYTEGKLISDYATLADIAESVGMNREESMSVLQDSSKYANEVRSDEATAKQLGITGAPFFVIDRKYAVSGAQPVETFLSALNQAAQ; via the coding sequence ATGAAAATCGAGATATGGTCGGATTATGCTTGTCCATTCTGTTATATTGGTAAACGGCGGTTAGAATCTGCACTGGAGCAATTCGCTCATCAGAATGAAGTGGTGATTGAATATAGAAGCTTTGAGCTTAATCCGCAAGCATCCTTGTACTCAGGAAAAAATATACATCAAGTCCTTTCGGAGAAGCATGGTATGAGTATAGAGCAAGCAAAAGAAACAAATGCTAAGCTTGGACAACAAGCGGCGAAGATGGATCTGGTGTATAAATTAGACGAAATGAAGCCCACCAATACGTTTGATGCTCATCGTCTTACCCAATATGCCAAATCGGTTGGTAAAGACAAGGAATTATCCGAGAAGCTGTTCTATTCCTATTACACGGAAGGCAAGCTGATTAGCGATTATGCTACATTAGCAGATATTGCAGAATCCGTTGGAATGAACAGGGAAGAATCAATGTCCGTTCTCCAGGATTCATCCAAATATGCCAACGAAGTGCGTTCAGATGAAGCTACAGCCAAACAGTTAGGAATAACAGGAGCCCCTTTCTTTGTCATTGACAGAAAATATGCAGTTTCTGGCGCACAACCCGTTGAGACATTCTTAAGCGCCCTTAACCAGGCAGCTCAATAA